One window of Manihot esculenta cultivar AM560-2 chromosome 17, M.esculenta_v8, whole genome shotgun sequence genomic DNA carries:
- the LOC122722235 gene encoding uncharacterized protein LOC122722235 translates to MAGKDHQIKNRVWMFFLIIFIDMLSNGLIDSSGVSNPKIEGSEDDIINCIDIYKQPAFSHPFLKNHTIQMKPNSGGLRERNNTKLLQEWNKKARCPEGTILILKAQTLSNEHKVTSVLSKRRQSYSNFHVFDVNSGALKYYQFIINYGTYFGASRGFNIWHPTIHGEEFSSSQMWVQVGYGHDLNSLEAGWRDGFQVLSDINKKIGCYNLECPGFVQTNNKIALSYDILPISIYGGKQYDTEITIFKGWPSQLSERQMVERSSLLCFAGDKSGRSVSQSVWNANWPGCPSSPSYAGTASGYHLDSDHVVVDEGVVVGERNLEEESDWVSDLGKSLLPNHFLHCSCLLGPVHVFSDDVLI, encoded by the exons ATGGCTGGTAAagatcatcaaatcaaaaatagggtTTGGatgtttttcttaattattttcattgacATGTTGAGCAATGGACTTATCGATAGTTCAGGTGTTTCAAATCCAAAAATCGAAGGG AGCGAGGATGATATAATTAATTGTATTGATATCTATAAACAACCAGCTTTCAGTCATCCATTTCTTAAAAATCACACTATACAG ATGAAACCCAATTCAGGTGGGCTAAGAGAAAGAAACAACACTAAACTTTTACAAGAATGGAATAAGAAAGCCAGATGTCCTGAAGGaacaattttgattttaaaagctCAAACATTATCTAATGAACATAAAGTTACTTCTGTTCTTTCAAAAAGGAGGCAATCTTATAGtaattttcatgtttttgatgtcAACAGTGGTGCCCTAAAG TATTaccaatttattataaattatggcACATACTTTGGAGCATCTAGAGGATTTAATATATGGCATCCAACAATACATGGTGAAGAATTTAGTTCATCTCAAATGTGGGTTCAAGTAGGATATGGCCATGATTTGAACAGTCTTGAAGCAGGGTGGCGA GATGGATTTCAGGTTCTATCCG acattaataaaaaaataggctGTTACAATCTAGAGTGCCCTGGTTTTGTACAAACTAATAACAAGATTGCTTTAAGCTATGATATTTTACCCATTTCAATTTATGGTGGCAAACAATATGACACAGAAATAACTATTTTCAAG GGTTGGCCGTCGCAACTGTCGGAGAGGCAGATGGTGGAGCGATCCTCATTGCTTTGTTTCGCCGGCGATAAGTCTGGACGTTCAGTGAGTCAAAGCGTCTG GAATGCAAACTGGCCTGGGTGTCCCTCGTCGCCTTCATATGCCGGGACCGCCAGTGGCTATCATCTTGATTCTGACCATGTCGTCGTCGATGAAGGAGTGGTCGTCGGTGAAAgaaatcttgaagaagaa